One Oncorhynchus clarkii lewisi isolate Uvic-CL-2024 unplaced genomic scaffold, UVic_Ocla_1.0 unplaced_contig_538_pilon_pilon, whole genome shotgun sequence DNA segment encodes these proteins:
- the LOC139401882 gene encoding mitochondrial import inner membrane translocase subunit tim16-like isoform X2: protein MAKYLAQIIVMGAQVVGRAFARALRQEYAASQAAAEARGRAGQQSAAASSLTGMTLQEAQQILNIATLTPEELQKNYEHLFKVNDKEVGGSFYLQSKVVRAKERLDEELSIQTQDSQPKPPPEQKQQTPET from the exons ATG GCGAAATATCTTGCGCAGATCATTGTCATGGGGGCGCAGGTAGTAGGACGGGCGTTTGCGCGTGCATTGCGGCAAGAATATGCAG ccagTCAAGCTGCAGCGGAGGCCAGGGGGCGTGCCGGACAGCAGTCAGCAGCAGCCTCTAGTCTCACTGGGATGACCTTACAGGAGGCCCAGCAGATCCTCAATATCGCCACACTCACCCCTGAGGAGCTCCAGAAG AACTATGAACACCTTTTTAAAGTCAACGACAAGGAGGTGGGCGGATCTTTCTATCTACAGTCCAAG GTGGTGAGAGCGAAGGAGCGTCTAGATGAGGAGCTCTCTATTCAGACACAGGACAGTCAACCCAAACCCCCACCAGAGCAGAAGCAACAGACTCCAGAAACATGA